From the genome of Ziziphus jujuba cultivar Dongzao chromosome 6, ASM3175591v1, one region includes:
- the LOC107429775 gene encoding glutamine-dependent NAD(+) synthetase has product MRVLKVATFNLNQWAMDFDSNLKNIKESIAKAKLAGAVIRLGPELEITGYGCEDHFFEIDTVSHSWECLKELLTGDWTDGILCSFGMPVMNGSDLYNCQVVCMNRKIIMIRPKTWLANDGNYREFRWFKAWKKQDQLVELHLPCEISEALHQKTVPFGYGYIQFMDTAVAAEVSDELFAPNPPNLELALNGVEVFMNAGGSHHQLRKNEVRVGAIMRATKNSHGGVYMYSNHKGCDGGRVYYDGCACVAVNGDLVAQGSQFSLKDAELVVAQIDLDVVSNIRKSSSSFQDEASRSVPSVKVPYSLCHSFDLETGLSIPIKKSKHSTEEEIAYGPSCWLWDYLRRSRATGFLLPLSGGADSSSVAAMVGSMCQLVVKEIANGNEQVKADAIRIGNYKEGEFPIDSREFARSIFYTVFMGSENNSEATKSRAKVLANEIGSWHFDIRIDSLVSSFLSLFFAITGMRPRYKAFGGSKVENLALHNIQARIRMVLAFMLASLLPWVHGKPGFFLVLGSTNVDEKLRGNLTKYDCSSADINPIGGLNKVDLRSFLRWGAVNLGYSSLADIEAAPSTGELEPPLPKRSNNYNNIKGDEKDMGMTYEELSIYGKLRKTLGCGPVSMFKNLCNRWGATLAPLEVAEKVKHFFKYYAINRHKLTVLTPSYHAESYSPEDNRYDLRQLLYNEKWTYQFRKIDELVREVGGDYEKIQRREISSCDGKLEAASINGRVSKIYKRESSCNFEKLGSNGGVGIKVLAGGVGFGSGDVGL; this is encoded by the exons ATGAGGGTGCTTAAGGTAGCTACATTTAATTTGAACCAATGGGCTATGGATTTCGActctaatttgaaaaatattaaggaATCCATAGCCAAGGCAAAACTAGCAGGGGCTGTGATAAGGCTTGGTCCTGAGCTCGAGATTACTGGTTATGGCTGCGAAGACCATTTCTTCGAGATAGATACTGTTTCTCATTC ATGGGAATGCTTGAAAGAATTACTAACGGGTGATTGGACGGATGGGATATTATGCAGCTTTGGGATGCCTGTGATGAATGGTTCAGATCTTTATAATTGTCAAGTTGTATGCATGAACAGGAAAATCATAATGATACGTCCCAAAACGTGGCTTGCAAATGATGGAAATTATAGAGAATTTAGATGGTTTAAGGCTTGGAAAAAACAAGACCAACTTGTTGAGCTTCATCTTCCTTGTGAAATTTCTGAGGCTCTTCATCAGAAAACAGTGCCTTTTGGATATGGTTATATTCAATTCATGGACAC GGCTGTGGCAGCCGAAGTTAGCGACGAGCTATTCGCTCCAAATCCTCCGAATTTGGAGCTCGCATTGAACGGAGTTGAAGTTTTTATGAACGCAGGAGGAAGTCATCACCAACTGAGGAAGAATGAAGTTCGAGTTGGTGCTATTATGAGAGCCACAAAGAATAGTCACGGAGGGGTCTACATGTACAGCAATCATAAGGGATGTGATGGTGGCCGTGTTTATTATG ATGGATGTGCTTGTGTGGCTGTGAATGGAGATTTGGTCGCTCAAGGCTCACAATTTTCTCTCAAGGACGCTGAGCTTGTAGTTGCTCAGATAGATCTAGATGTG GTTTCTAATATAAGAAAATCATCGAGTAGCTTCCAAGACGAGGCGAGCAGATCAGTTCCTTCAGTAAAAGTGCCATACAGTCTCTGTCACTCTTTCGACCTCGAAACGGGCCTTTCTATTCCTATTAAG AAAAGTAAGCACAGTACTGAGGAGGAAATAGCATATGGACCAAGTTGTTGGTTATGGGATTATTTAAGAAGAAGCAGAGCTACTGGTTTTTTGCTACCTCTTTCTGGTGGAGCAGATAGCTCCTCTGTGGCTGCTATGGTGGGCTCCATGTGTCAGCTTGTTGTTAAAg AAATTGCAAATGGCAACGAACAAGTGAAAGCTGATGCAATAAGGATAGGGAATTATAAAGAGGGAGAATTTCCGATTGATAGCAGAGAATTTGCAAGGAGCATATTTTACACTGTATTTATGGGATCTGAAAACAA TTCTGAAGCCACAAAATCACGAGCCAAGGTGCTAGCCAATGAGATTGGCTCCTGGCATTTTGACATTCGGATAGATAGTCTTGTATCTTCATTTTTATCTCTGTTTTTTGCAATTACAGGGATGCGACCACGCTataag GCATTCGGAGGATCAAAGGTAGAGAACTTGGCACTACATAACATTCAAGCAAGAATAAGAATGGTTCTAGCTTTTATGTTAGCATCACTCTTGCCTTGGGTCCATGGCAAACCTGGGTTTTTTCTTGTGTTGGGCAGCACTAATGTCGATGAAAAACTTCGAGGTAACTTAACAAAG TATGACTGCAGCTCAGCGGATATAAATCCAATTGGAGGTCTAAATAAAGTAGATCTTCGATCCTTTCTAAGATGGGGTGCTGTAAATCTTGGTTACTCTTCCTTAGCTGATATTGAAGCTGCTCCATCCACTGGAGAATTGGAGCCTCCTCTACCTAAACGTTCTAACAACTACAATAATattaag GGGGATGAAAAAGACATGGGAATGACATATGAGGAACTGTCAATCTATGGAAAATTGAGGAAAACTTTAGGCTGTGGTCCTGTTTCCATGTTCAAG AATCTATGCAACAGATGGGGTGCAACATTAGCGCCATTAGAGGTTGCTGAAAAAGTGAAGCACTTCTTCAAGTACTATGCCATCAATCGCCATAAATTGACTGTATTAACACCTTCTTATCATGCTGAG AGCTATTCACCAGAAGATAATAGATACGATCTTCGGCAGTTACTGTACAATGAAAAATGGACATATCAGTTCAGAAAGATTGATGAACTTGTACGTGAAGTTGGTGGTGATTATGAGAAAATTCAAAGGAGAGAAATATCAAGTTGTGATGGAAAGTTGGAAGCTGCTTCAATTAATGGACGAGTAAGCAAAATTTATAAGAGAGAATCAAGCTGTAACTTCGAAAAGCTCGGATCAAATGGTGGTGTCGGAATCAAAGTTTTGGCAGGAGGCGTGGGCTTCGGCAGCGGAGATGTTGGCCTTTAG
- the LOC107429832 gene encoding ABC transporter F family member 3 — translation MTEVASSVVHEVLGRRAQDVDQPIIDYIVNVLADEDFDFGVDGEGAFEAIGELLVGAECVTDFSECRSVCSKLSEKFGNHGLVKAKPTMRSLATPLRMNDGMDEEEVPKKKPEALEGPVLTERDKAKLERRKRKEERQREAQYQVHLAEMEAAREGMPVVCVTHDNSGGPAVKDIHMENFNISIGGRDLIVDGSLTLSFGRHYGLVGRNGTGKTTFLRYMAMHAIDGIPQNCRILHVEQEVVGDDTTALQCVLNSDIERTQLLEEEARLVAQQRELEFEEVTDKSNGTIEKDAISRRLEEIYKRLEFIDAYSAEARAATILAGLSFSPEMQRKATKAFSGGWRMRIALARALFIEPDILLLDEPTNHLDLHAVLWLESYLVKWPKTFIVVSHAREFLNTVVTDILHLHGQKLNVYKGNYDTFEKTREEQLKNQQKALEANERARSHMQSFIDKFRYNAKRASLVQSRIKALDRMGHVDEIINDPDYKFEFPTPDDRPGAPIISFSDASFGYPGGPLLFKNLNFGIDLDSRIAMVGPNGIGKSTILKLIAGDLQPSSGTVFRSAKVRIAVFSQHHVDGLDLTSNPLLYLMRCYPGVPEQKLRAHLGSFGVTGNLALQPMYTLSGGQKSRVAFAKITFKKPHIILLDEPSNHLDLDAVEALIQGLVLFQGGVLMVSHDEHLISGSVEELWVVSEGKATPFHGTFHDYKKILQSA, via the exons ATGACGGAGGTCGCCAGCTCGGTGGTCCACGAAGTGCTGGGTCGGCGAGCACAGGACGTGGATCAGCCTATAATCGACTACATCGTCAATGTCCTCGCCGACGAAGACTTCGATTTCGGCGTCGACGGCGAGGGGGCTTTCGAAGCCATCGGAGAGCTTCTTGTCGGAGCTGAATGCGTCACCGACTTCTCTGAATGTCGTTCT GTATGTAGCAAATTATCTGAAAAGTTTGGAAATCATGGGTTGGTCAAAGCAAAACCAACTATGCGTAGTCTTGCAACACCCTTAAGAATGAATGATGGGATGGATGAGGAGGAAGTTCCAAAAAAGAAGCCCGAGGCTTTGGAAGGTCCTGTTCTCACTGAGCGTGACAAAGCGAAgcttgaaagaagaaaaaggaaggagGAGCGTCAAAGAGAG GCACAATACCAAGTGCATTTAGCTGAAATGGAAGCAGCCAGGGAAGGGATGCCTGTGGTATGTGTTACTCATGACAATAGTGGGGGGCCAGCTGTCAAGGACATTCATAtggaaaatttcaatatttctatTGGTGGTCGTGATCTCATTGTGGATGGTTCACTCACCCTTTCATTTGGAAGGCATTATG GTCTTGTTGGAAGAAATGGTACaggaaaaacaacatttcttagGTACATGGCTATGCATGCCATTGATGGTATTCCTCAAAACTGCCGAATATTGCATGTGGAGCAAGAAGTTGTTGGTGATGATACAACAGCCTTGCAGTGTGTGCTTAACTCTGATATTGAGAGAACCCAGCTTTTGGAAGAAGAAGCTCGACTTGTAGCTCAACAG AGAGAGCTGGAGTTTGAGGAAGTGACTGATAAGAGTAATGGTACAATTGAAAAAGATGCCATTTCACGAAGGCTTGAGGAGATATACAAACGGCTTGAGTTCATTGATGCATATTCCGCAGAAGCACGTGCAGCTACCATTCTTGCA GGTCTCAGTTTCTCTCCAGAAATGCAGCGGAAAGCAACAAAAGCATTTTCTGGAGGATGGCGAATGCGGATCGCTCTTGCTCGTGCCCTCTTCATAGAGCCCGATATATTATTACTTGATGAACCAACG AATCATCTTGATCTTCATGCTGTCTTATGGCTAGAGTCTTACCTGGTGAAATGGCCAAAAACATTCATAGTTGTTTCTCATGCTAGAGAATTCTTGAACACG GTTGTCACCGATATCCTTCACCTACATGGGCAAAAACTGAATGTTTACAAGGGTAATTATGATACATTTGAGAAGACACGAGAGGAGCAGCTCAAGAACCAGCAGAAAGCTTTGGAGGCAAATGAGCGTGCAAGATCCCATATGCAG TCGTTTATTGACAAGTTTCGATACAATGCAAAGAGGGCTTCTCTTGTTCAGTCAAGAATCAAG GCACTGGATCGGATGGGTCATGTGGATGAAATTATTAATGACCCTGA CTATAAGTTTGAGTTCCCAACTCCTGATGACAGACCGGGGGCCCCTATTATAAGCTTCAG TGATGCATCATTTGGTTATCCTGGGGGACCCTTATTGTTTAAGAATTTAAATTTCGGGATTGACCTTGATAGCCGCATTGCAA TGGTTGGTCCAAATGGCATTGGCAAATCAACCATACTCAAACTAATTGCAGGGGACCTAcaaccaagctctggaactgtTTTTCGCTCAGCTAAG GTTCGAATTGCAGTGTTCAGTCAGCACCATGTTGATGGACTAGATTTAACTTCAAATCCACTACTGTATTTGATGCGCTGCTATCCA GGAGTGCCTGAACAGAAGCTCCGAGCTCACTTAGGTTCTTTTGGTGTGACTGGAAATCTAGCGCTTCAGCCAATGTACACTTTGTCTG GTGGTCAGAAGAGCAGAGTTGCATTTGCTAAGATAACTTTCAAGAAACCACACATAATATTGCTTGATGAACCATCCAATCATCTG GACTTGGATGCTGTGGAGGCATTAATTCAAGGACTTGTACTTTTCCAAGGGGGCGTTCTCATG GTTAGTCATGATGAGCATCTAATATCTGGAAGTGTGGAGGAGCTCTGGGTGGTCTCAGAAGGTAAGGCGACACCATTCCATGGCACCTTCCACGATTACAAGAAGATACTCCAGTCTGCATAA
- the LOC107429829 gene encoding uncharacterized protein LOC107429829, translating into MENSNGIISREKLDQVANWVSATVSSAFFSSLERCSCVNLTTTDPDDDDDEEANDRPLTSTTTTTTTTTTTTTDHAPPHDVVKLPV; encoded by the coding sequence ATGGAAAACAGCAACGGTATCATATCGCGTGAGAAGCTGGATCAGGTGGCGAATTGGGTGAGTGCCACGGTGTCTTCCGCTTTCTTCTCTTCCTTGGAACGTTGTTCCTGTGTCAACCTCACCACCACCGACCctgacgacgacgacgacgaggAGGCCAATGATCGTCCTCtcacctccaccaccaccaccaccaccacaaccACAACCACCACCACCGATCACGCTCCCCCTCATGACGTCGTCAAGCTTCCCGTTTGA
- the LOC107429828 gene encoding trehalase-like, with product MAGTEASSPCNSDSDLVKPTTPLVAFLERLQQLAFETFGKSNFDPKLYVDLSLKLDLSATKEAFDQLPRCENGLVFVQDLREYIGKYFECAGDDLVCVEPKDFVKEPEGFLPNVENQEVRAWALEVHSLWKNLSRKVSDEVQKHPESHTLLPLPQQVMIPGSRFREVYYWDSYWVIRGLLASKMYDTAKAIVTNLISLAEEYGYVLNGARAYYTNRSQPPLLSAMVHEIYKRTGDLEFAKKSLPTLIKEYQFWNSGIHKVTIEDAQACTHTLNRYYAMWNKPRPESSIIDKEFASKIPNDEKQHFFREVASAAESGWDFSTRWLRNPADFTTMATTSILPVDLNAFILGMELDIASLAEAVGDYNTSKKYFEASRVREEAMRSVFWNAEMGQWLDYWLMNSACKEVEKWQAQNQNQEAFASNFVPLWIKSFYSDSFLVDKVMKSLKNSGLLCAAGVATSLTNSGEQWDFPNGWAPLQHMIVEGLARSGSTEAKLLAKDIAIRWIRTNYVAYKKTRTMHEKYNVEKIGDFGGGGEYEPQTGFGWSNGVVLTFLEDFGCPKDLKIDCCDA from the exons ATGGCTGGCACAGAAGCCTCATCGCCGTGCAATTCTGATTCAGACCTTGTAAAGCCAACAACCCCTTTAGTCGCTTTCCTAGAACGACTCCAACAATTGGCATTCGAAACCTTTGGAAAATCCAACTTTGACCCAAAACTATATGTCGATTTGTCTTTGAAATTAGATCTATCAGCCACAAAGGAAGCTTTTGATCAGCTTCCAAGGTGTGAAAATGGGTTGGTGTTTGTTCAAGATTTGAGAGAGTATATAGGAAAGTACTTTGAGTGTGCTGGTGATGATTTGGTGTGCGTTGAGCCAAAGGACTTTGTCAAGGAGCCAGAGGGGTTCTTGCCTAATGTGGAGAATCAAGAAGTAAGAGCATGGGCATTGGAGGTGCATTCCCTATGGAAGAATTTAAGCCGAAAAGTTTCCGATGAGGTCCAGAAACATCCTGAGTCACATACTCTGCTTCCCTTGCCTCAGCAGGTCATGATTCCTGGTTCAAGGTTTAGAGAGGTCTACTATTGGGATTCTTATTGGGTCATAAG GGGCTTGCTAGCAAGCAAAATGTATGACACAGCAAAAGCAATTGTGACAAACCTCATTTCCCTTGCAGAAGAATATGGCTATGTCCTTAATGGTGCAAGGGCTTACTACACTAATAGGAG CCAGCCCCCTCTCCTTAGCGCAATGGTTCATGAAATATACAAGAGGACTGGAGATTTGGAATTTGCTAAAAAATCACTTCCTACACTGATCAAAGAATATCAATTTTGGAATTCAG GAATACACAAAGTGACCATTGAGGATGCTCAGGCCTGCACTCATACTTTAAATCGATATTATGCAATGTGGAATAAACCAAGGCCTGAATCTTCAATCATT GACAAGGAATTTGCTTCCAAGATCCCAAATGATGAAAAGCAGCATTTTTTCCGTGAAGTGGCTTCGGCTGCTGAATCTGGATGGGATTTCAGTACAAGATGGTTGAG GAACCCAGCAGATTTTACAACAATGGCCACAACATCAATCTTACCTGTTGATTTAAATGCATTCATCCTGGGG ATGGAACTTGATATAGCATCCTTGGCAGAAGCAGTAGGAGATTACAACACCTCTAAGAAATACTTTGAAGCTTCAAGAGTGAGAGAAGAAGCAATGAGATCTGTTTTCTGGAATGCAGAAATGGGACAATGGCTTGATTACTGGCTCATGAATAGCGCGTGCAAG GAAGTGGAAAAATGGCAAGCTCAGAACCAGAATCAGGAAGCATTTGCTTCGAACTTCGTTCCTTTGTGGATTAAATCATTTTATtcag ATTCTTTTCTGGTGGACAAGGTCATGAAAAGTCTTAAAAATTCAGGCTTGCTTTGCGCTGCTGGTGTTGCGACATCTCTGACAAATTCAGGGGAACAATG GGATTTTCCAAATGGCTGGGCTCCACTCCAACACATGATAGTTGAAGGTTTGGCAAGATCTGGATCAACAGAAGCAAAGTTATTAGCAAAGGATATTGCAATAAGATGGATCAGAACCAATTATGTTGCTTACAAGAAAACCAGAACCATGCATGAAAAATATAATGTGGAAAAGATTGGAGACTTTGGAGGTGGTGGTGAATATGAACCACAG ACTGGTTTTGGATGGTCAAATGGAGTTGTACTGACATTCTTGGAGGATTTCGGTTGCCCCAAAGACCTAAAGATAGACTGCTGCGATGCTTAG